From one Leguminivora glycinivorella isolate SPB_JAAS2020 chromosome 5, LegGlyc_1.1, whole genome shotgun sequence genomic stretch:
- the LOC125226691 gene encoding uncharacterized protein LOC125226691 codes for MAKVSIGALTMFNHEVQDWLVFKERLEQWFVANDIDATVDKAKCKRRAILLSSLTEGSYKLLRDLALPKVVGTLEYDELVKLLDGHLKSAKCGFAERNRFYSSTQKSTESMAEWAARIRGLAVDCGFSATTLDETLRDRFVLGMTPGHERDKLFTMDMEKLTITKALEVAERIQCARQGAAQALPAASSTLPCPDVPVYKMAPVPRGARPGGAGGSFGSGSMNQKPQVVCAACGYEGHEVATCKFSRYKCGKCGLKGHLRRVCPGRKVYRQNYIGGEHGDVDADAGDDVFAV; via the exons ATGGCTAAAGTGTCGATAGGAGCGTTAACCATGTTTAACCATGAAGTGCAAGATTGGTTAGTGTTCAAAGAACGTCTGGAACAATGGTTCGTAGCCAACGATATAGACGCCACGGTGGACAAGGCCAAGTGTAAGCGTCGAGCTATATTGTTGAGCAGCCTTACCGAGGGTTCATATAAGCTGCTGAGGGACTTAGCATTACCCAAGGTCGTGGGAACCCTAGAGTATGATGAACTGGTGAAACTTTTGGATGGTCACTTAAAATCGGCAAAGTGCGGGTTTGCGGAGCGCAACAGGTTCTACTCGTCGACTCAAAAATCTACAGAAAGTATGGCAGAATGGGCAGCACGCATTCGTGGACTAGCAGTCGACTGCGGGTTTTCTGCCACAACTTTAGACGAAACGCTTCGAGATCGCTTTGTACTCGGTATGACCCCGGGGCATGAGCGAGATAAGCTCTTCACCATGGATATGGAGAAGTTGACCATTACTAAAGCACTGGAAGTAGCGGAGAGGATCCAGTGTGCTCGGCAGGGCGCTGCACAGGCGTTACCGGCGGCATCGAGCACGCTGCCATGTCCCGACGTGCCAGTGTATAAAATGGCGCCGGTTCCACGTGGCGCGAGGCCTGGCGGCGCAGGAGGGAGCTTCGGTAGCGGTAGCATGAACCAAAAACCACAGGTGGTTTGTGCGGCTTGCGGTTATGAAGGACATGAAGTGGCTACGTGCAAGTTTTCTCGGTATAAGTGCGGTAAATGCGGCTTAAAGGGTCACCTACGGCGCGTGTGTCCCGGCAGAAAAGTGTATCGTCAAAATTATATCGGTGGTGAACACGGTGATGTGGATGCTGATGCTGGCGATGATG TTTTCGCAGTGTAA